The Pseudomonadota bacterium genome includes a region encoding these proteins:
- a CDS encoding TonB-dependent receptor, which yields MYRFIRSTVIVLGLLATATASNAQIEEVLVTARRTTENQQDVPIAVTAVTGEQMLATGRTNFSEVADVAPNVNIDSVSPINGSSNSPNINIRGIGTTDFLLTIDPSVGVYVDGVYVARSVGGLFDLLDLEQIEVLRGPQGTLFGRNTIGGAVQLVSRKPNDEFRASAQLTTGEADRLDLRASVSGPLAEDLYGGISVSRKRRDGYGIFRDFFADNPDLVGLADAIAGITVFDERTGALLSGNTTGLEPGALIANGDIIAFPDADEQPGNENNYSARANLVWEPTDRLSFSFVGDFYSADETAPALVLLDTFADDLSLPTPGVANPVTGNEFAPNLVALHQIFGFEALTIPYDDETFVIDDPYSTYATGPGANESDVWGLSLTMDYALTDVWSFKSITAYRELDALFGQDPDHSPFVLDAHTNDYTHQQFSQELQLTADAGRWRAVLGAYLFNEDGEDRVVVPLLHGLAALDQTNIIDNSAWALFAQATYDITEQTSVTGGLRYTDEQKNYDQTHLDCGVANALAIPEGFVVNSCNSLSTGVADLDFGNTTYTLNLAHRFSDAYMAYASYSTGFKSGGFTGRTTAFVPDQTPIPFNEETASTVELGLKTDFERARLNLALFSTEFDDLQVVVQTGVAPITTNAASARIRGIELDGLIAPIDALNVYLSAGFLDAEYDEPPPFPVGTELANAPEFSGNLGFDWTFPIGGGAGRLVLRSDLTYRSKVYNNAENTPELVQNATAFLNASLTWHHRNEHLQVSFGARNLTDETAIITGFFQPGVGYTEAVFNRPGEWFASLQWDW from the coding sequence GTGTACAGGTTTATTCGATCGACGGTGATCGTGCTCGGGCTGCTCGCTACGGCGACGGCAAGCAACGCGCAAATCGAAGAAGTGCTGGTGACCGCTCGCAGGACGACCGAGAACCAGCAGGACGTTCCGATCGCCGTCACGGCGGTGACCGGCGAGCAGATGCTGGCGACCGGCCGGACCAACTTCTCCGAAGTGGCTGACGTAGCACCTAACGTAAATATTGATAGTGTCTCGCCTATCAACGGCAGCTCGAACTCGCCGAACATCAACATCCGCGGCATCGGCACGACCGATTTCTTGCTCACCATCGACCCGAGTGTCGGTGTCTACGTGGATGGCGTTTACGTTGCGCGCTCGGTCGGTGGACTGTTCGATCTGTTGGATCTAGAGCAGATCGAAGTCCTACGCGGCCCGCAGGGCACGCTGTTTGGGCGAAACACGATCGGCGGCGCGGTGCAGCTGGTGTCGCGCAAGCCCAACGATGAGTTTCGCGCCTCCGCCCAGCTCACCACCGGTGAAGCAGACCGTTTGGATCTGCGCGCTTCCGTCAGCGGACCGCTCGCGGAAGACTTGTACGGCGGGATCTCCGTCTCGCGCAAGCGGCGCGACGGCTACGGCATCTTCCGCGATTTCTTCGCCGACAACCCGGATCTCGTGGGGCTGGCCGACGCGATCGCGGGCATTACCGTGTTCGATGAGCGCACGGGTGCGCTGCTGAGTGGCAACACCACGGGCCTGGAGCCGGGCGCGCTCATCGCCAACGGCGATATCATCGCGTTCCCAGACGCAGATGAGCAGCCGGGCAATGAGAATAACTACTCGGCCCGCGCGAATCTCGTGTGGGAACCGACGGATCGCCTGAGTTTCAGTTTTGTCGGCGACTTCTATTCGGCGGACGAGACCGCGCCCGCCCTGGTGTTGCTGGACACCTTCGCTGACGACTTGTCGCTGCCGACGCCGGGCGTGGCGAACCCCGTCACGGGGAACGAGTTCGCTCCTAACCTCGTGGCCTTGCATCAGATCTTCGGCTTCGAAGCGCTCACCATTCCCTACGACGACGAGACCTTCGTCATCGACGACCCCTACTCGACCTACGCCACCGGCCCCGGAGCCAACGAGTCGGACGTGTGGGGGCTGAGTCTCACGATGGACTACGCGCTCACGGATGTATGGTCTTTCAAGTCCATCACGGCCTACCGGGAGCTGGATGCGCTGTTCGGGCAAGACCCTGATCACTCGCCTTTCGTGCTGGATGCACATACAAACGATTACACCCACCAGCAGTTCAGCCAGGAGCTCCAGCTCACCGCCGACGCGGGTCGCTGGCGCGCGGTGCTCGGGGCCTATCTGTTCAATGAAGACGGCGAGGATCGGGTGGTCGTGCCCTTGCTGCACGGACTGGCAGCGCTCGATCAAACCAACATCATCGACAACTCGGCCTGGGCCCTCTTCGCCCAGGCCACGTACGACATCACCGAGCAGACGAGTGTGACCGGCGGCCTGCGCTACACGGACGAACAGAAGAACTACGATCAAACCCATCTCGACTGTGGCGTCGCCAATGCGCTGGCTATTCCTGAGGGATTCGTGGTCAATAGCTGCAATTCCCTCAGCACGGGGGTGGCTGACCTGGATTTCGGTAACACGACCTACACGCTGAACCTGGCGCACCGGTTCAGTGACGCCTACATGGCCTACGCTTCCTACTCCACGGGCTTCAAGAGCGGCGGCTTCACCGGTCGCACGACGGCGTTCGTTCCAGATCAGACGCCGATTCCCTTCAACGAGGAAACCGCGTCCACCGTCGAGTTGGGTCTGAAGACGGACTTCGAGCGCGCGCGCTTGAACCTGGCGCTCTTCTCGACCGAGTTCGACGATCTGCAGGTAGTGGTGCAAACGGGCGTTGCGCCGATCACCACCAATGCGGCGTCGGCGCGGATTCGAGGGATCGAGCTGGACGGGCTGATCGCACCGATCGACGCCTTGAACGTGTACCTATCGGCAGGCTTCCTCGATGCTGAGTACGACGAGCCGCCGCCGTTTCCGGTCGGCACAGAGCTGGCCAACGCGCCGGAGTTCTCCGGCAACCTGGGGTTCGATTGGACGTTTCCCATCGGCGGCGGCGCGGGCAGGCTCGTGCTGCGCAGCGATCTGACTTACCGCAGCAAGGTCTATAACAATGCGGAGAACACGCCGGAACTTGTGCAGAACGCCACTGCGTTTCTGAACGCCTCCTTGACCTGGCATCACCGCAATGAGCATCTGCAGGTGAGCTTCGGCGCGCGCAACCTCACCGATGAAACCGCGATCATCACCGGGTTCTTCCAACCTGGCGTCGGTTACACGGAGGCCGTGTTCAATCGGCCTGGCGAATGGTTCGCATCGCTGCAGTGGGATTGGTGA
- a CDS encoding helix-turn-helix domain-containing protein, with translation MSEVRTYSTGDVRKRHRLAYWNDTLSQSFTRKFVEPREADSFEGRFEIVRAGECNIANVVQGASDVIHTWQHARRDDPAVTFHLQVFGETINEQDQRVIRLGPGEFCICSSERPYDVRMDRNMGLFVIKIPRERFLAVCPELDKYVCRRVSGQNGTGKILTAFLQSFWRELLLGMPNEQAGAMADVGIGLIGQAIQDPNEGSDRRGGGTSRIYEIQEYIERHLADAALTPAEIARTFAMSTRNLHRIFADNTSSVGAYIKQRRLERAREILGDKQFANLRIADTALMVGFTNLAHFSTAFKQAYGASPYNFRSYMLKR, from the coding sequence ATGTCCGAAGTTCGCACATATTCCACCGGCGACGTTCGCAAGCGGCATCGGCTGGCCTATTGGAACGATACGCTTTCCCAGTCGTTCACCCGGAAGTTTGTCGAACCGCGCGAGGCCGACAGCTTCGAGGGCCGCTTCGAGATCGTGCGCGCGGGCGAATGCAACATCGCGAACGTCGTTCAGGGCGCGTCGGACGTCATCCATACGTGGCAGCATGCCCGGCGCGATGACCCGGCGGTCACCTTCCACCTGCAGGTGTTCGGTGAGACCATCAACGAGCAGGACCAGCGGGTCATTCGACTTGGCCCCGGTGAGTTCTGCATTTGCAGCAGTGAACGGCCCTACGATGTGCGGATGGATCGCAACATGGGCTTGTTCGTCATCAAGATCCCGCGGGAGCGATTCCTAGCGGTCTGCCCGGAACTCGACAAGTACGTGTGCCGCCGTGTGAGCGGTCAGAACGGCACCGGCAAAATTCTCACCGCGTTCCTGCAGAGTTTCTGGCGAGAGTTGCTGCTGGGCATGCCCAACGAGCAGGCCGGCGCCATGGCCGACGTAGGCATTGGGCTGATAGGGCAGGCGATCCAGGATCCCAACGAGGGGTCGGACCGTCGCGGCGGGGGCACCTCACGGATCTACGAGATTCAGGAGTACATAGAGCGGCACCTCGCCGATGCGGCGCTCACTCCAGCGGAGATCGCCCGTACCTTTGCCATGTCGACACGCAATTTGCACCGGATCTTTGCGGATAACACCTCGAGCGTCGGCGCCTACATCAAGCAGCGGCGCCTGGAGCGCGCGCGAGAGATTCTGGGTGACAAGCAGTTTGCGAACCTGCGCATTGCCGACACGGCGCTGATGGTCGGCTTTACCAACCTCGCTCATTTCTCTACGGCGTTCAAACAGGCGTATGGCGCGTCGCCGTACAACTTTCGGTCGTATATGCTCAAGCGCTAG
- a CDS encoding helix-turn-helix transcriptional regulator, whose product MALNVSERSLRYAFADLNTTFSTLVAEARVAKAKALLRDESQREQRIIEIALRCGYQSASHFARQFRERVGMAPTAYREHYALRPVAKIQESPLAL is encoded by the coding sequence GTGGCGTTGAACGTGAGCGAGCGCTCCTTGCGCTACGCGTTCGCGGATCTTAATACCACCTTCAGCACGCTGGTGGCCGAGGCGCGGGTGGCAAAGGCGAAGGCACTCTTGCGCGATGAATCGCAACGGGAGCAGCGGATTATCGAGATAGCATTGCGCTGCGGCTACCAAAGTGCATCTCACTTCGCTCGGCAGTTCCGCGAGCGCGTGGGCATGGCCCCCACGGCCTATAGGGAACACTACGCTTTGCGGCCCGTGGCAAAGATCCAGGAGTCGCCGCTCGCCCTGTAG
- a CDS encoding helix-turn-helix transcriptional regulator produces MSSALRNRIRVFRAEHRLSQADLAREIGVSRKTISTIEVGRFVPSTIIALKLARRFGVAVEDIFQLADAASTTSVRGQSQ; encoded by the coding sequence ATGAGCAGCGCCCTACGTAACCGAATCCGCGTGTTCCGCGCCGAACACCGCCTCAGCCAAGCTGACCTGGCGCGAGAGATCGGCGTTTCACGAAAGACCATCAGCACCATCGAGGTGGGCCGTTTCGTCCCATCCACCATCATTGCCCTGAAGTTGGCACGCCGTTTCGGCGTGGCGGTAGAGGACATCTTCCAACTGGCCGATGCAGCATCAACGACGAGTGTTAGAGGACAGAGCCAATGA
- a CDS encoding TetR/AcrR family transcriptional regulator has translation MARTQAQDYDDKRDRIMHRAATLFARNGFANTSIAQLAQTCGVSKATIYHYYGSKEDILHKVMLEHMDDLLQSARNHLLDDADPKQAFRKLTRLLLKAYAGARNSQRVLLYERDHLPANQRRQVTAKQRELVDIVEQALTAAKGPSPRSRAETMLYFGMINWTPNWFQPKGHLSRDELADLAADLAIGN, from the coding sequence ATGGCGAGAACCCAGGCCCAGGACTACGACGACAAGCGCGACCGCATCATGCATCGTGCGGCGACCCTATTCGCACGCAACGGCTTTGCCAACACCTCCATCGCCCAGTTGGCACAGACCTGCGGCGTGTCCAAGGCAACGATCTACCACTACTACGGTTCCAAAGAGGACATCCTGCACAAGGTGATGCTTGAGCACATGGACGACTTGCTACAGTCCGCGCGCAACCATCTGCTCGATGACGCGGACCCGAAACAGGCCTTTCGCAAGCTAACCCGCCTGCTGCTCAAGGCGTACGCCGGGGCGCGGAACAGTCAGCGTGTGCTGCTCTATGAGCGTGATCACTTGCCTGCCAATCAGCGTCGTCAAGTGACCGCTAAGCAGCGCGAACTAGTCGACATCGTCGAGCAGGCGCTCACCGCGGCCAAGGGCCCGAGCCCCAGGTCGCGCGCGGAAACGATGCTGTACTTCGGCATGATCAACTGGACCCCTAACTGGTTTCAGCCGAAGGGACACCTAAGCCGCGACGAGCTCGCCGATCTGGCCGCAGACCTCGCCATCGGCAACTGA
- a CDS encoding TonB-dependent receptor, whose product MASNAWGQALEEVVVTARKVEESLQDVPIAVSAFTGEDLEERGFTTVADIAQVTPGLELDPTAAISGSSAAITAFIRGIGVSDFLLTIDPGVGLYVDNVYVARSVGGLVDLLDVERIEVLKGPQGTLFGRNTIGGAISVVSKDPGDELAGRISVTGGTADRLDLRGKLEVPLADRLYSSLSVALRQQDGFGERLPFPDDYIPREVPAGSAPDAFDDGVLYGNLDPLGEINSLAGRLKLFYDGERVQARLAVDATRTRETAPASTLLGFAPTFGTGIALADAHNAAVLGELAPGVFPPSDSLLYDDRWITGDPHTTFGSAPSQSDYDLFGASLTVDTSFGPVDFKSITSYRDLDSDFGRDGDSSPIVLDHTRNRYQHEQLTQELQLSGLGINDRLQWLVGLYYFQEDGLDRVQVPLGLEVDLSLTGTPGTVINLWLDEINDVSNTSRAAFAQATFDFTEKFSATAGLRYTEDEKTYRPNHRTQGAAPVVLLLDDTTVDFTDLSPRFSVDYRWNDAVFTYASFSQGFKSGGFTGRTVDVQDSARPFEPEEAETIELGVKLDFARVRINAALFATDYTNLQLINQEGITPITVNAGESAIDGLEIEIFAAPTDQLTLQLGYSYLDARYLEITDPNATIDETFEFQNTPPHSFNVSADYRVPFDSGAELALRADYTWKDDHFNDAENTPLLAQEAFGLLNLAATYRTSDHWRFTAGVQNLTDEIYLFSGFSQPGVGFIEGSFNRGRQWYVMSEYSF is encoded by the coding sequence ATGGCGTCCAACGCATGGGGACAAGCGTTGGAAGAGGTGGTGGTCACCGCACGCAAGGTGGAGGAAAGCCTGCAGGACGTACCGATCGCCGTGTCCGCATTCACCGGCGAGGACCTGGAAGAACGAGGCTTTACTACCGTCGCTGACATCGCACAGGTGACGCCGGGCCTCGAACTCGACCCCACGGCAGCCATCAGCGGCAGCTCGGCCGCAATCACGGCGTTCATTCGCGGCATCGGCGTGAGTGACTTCTTGCTCACGATCGATCCTGGCGTTGGACTTTATGTTGATAACGTCTACGTCGCCCGATCGGTGGGCGGCCTGGTAGATCTCTTAGATGTGGAACGCATCGAAGTGTTGAAGGGACCTCAGGGCACCCTGTTCGGGCGCAACACGATCGGCGGCGCGATAAGCGTGGTCTCCAAGGACCCAGGCGATGAGCTAGCAGGTCGCATCTCCGTAACCGGTGGTACCGCCGATCGGCTGGACCTTCGCGGCAAACTGGAGGTGCCTCTCGCCGATAGGCTGTACAGCTCGCTGTCCGTCGCGCTTCGCCAGCAAGATGGCTTCGGCGAGCGCTTGCCCTTTCCCGACGACTACATCCCGCGAGAAGTGCCGGCAGGATCGGCTCCGGACGCGTTCGACGATGGCGTACTCTACGGCAACTTAGATCCCCTCGGCGAGATCAACTCGCTAGCGGGGCGTTTGAAGCTGTTCTACGACGGCGAAAGGGTCCAAGCCCGCTTGGCTGTGGACGCCACCCGCACGCGGGAGACTGCCCCCGCGTCAACGCTGCTCGGCTTCGCTCCCACCTTCGGCACTGGCATCGCCCTCGCTGATGCGCATAACGCTGCCGTCCTCGGCGAGCTGGCCCCCGGGGTGTTCCCGCCCTCGGACAGCCTCCTGTACGACGATCGATGGATCACGGGAGACCCGCACACCACCTTCGGCAGCGCACCCTCCCAGTCGGACTACGACCTGTTCGGCGCGTCGCTCACCGTCGACACCTCCTTCGGGCCCGTCGACTTCAAATCGATCACCTCCTACCGGGATCTCGACTCGGATTTCGGTCGTGATGGCGACAGCTCGCCTATCGTTCTTGATCACACGCGCAATCGGTACCAGCACGAGCAGCTCACGCAGGAGCTACAGCTCTCAGGTCTTGGGATCAACGATCGCCTGCAATGGTTAGTGGGGCTTTACTACTTTCAAGAGGACGGTCTCGACCGCGTACAAGTTCCCTTGGGGCTGGAAGTGGACCTGTCACTCACCGGCACGCCGGGCACGGTGATCAACCTGTGGCTGGATGAGATCAACGACGTCAGTAACACCTCCCGGGCCGCCTTCGCCCAGGCCACCTTCGACTTCACGGAGAAGTTCAGTGCCACCGCCGGTCTTCGCTACACAGAGGACGAGAAGACCTACCGGCCGAACCATCGCACGCAGGGCGCCGCTCCGGTCGTTCTGCTACTCGACGATACGACCGTGGACTTCACCGATCTCTCACCCAGGTTCAGCGTGGATTACCGCTGGAACGATGCCGTGTTCACCTACGCTTCCTTCTCCCAAGGCTTCAAGTCAGGAGGCTTCACCGGCCGCACGGTGGATGTGCAGGACAGTGCACGCCCCTTCGAACCGGAGGAGGCAGAGACGATCGAACTTGGCGTCAAGCTCGATTTCGCGCGGGTGCGCATCAACGCAGCGCTGTTCGCGACGGACTACACGAACCTGCAGCTTATCAACCAGGAGGGGATCACGCCGATCACCGTCAACGCCGGCGAATCGGCAATCGATGGCCTCGAGATCGAGATCTTTGCAGCCCCGACAGATCAACTCACCCTCCAGCTCGGCTACTCCTACCTCGATGCGCGCTACCTGGAGATCACCGATCCGAACGCCACGATTGACGAGACCTTCGAGTTTCAGAATACGCCGCCACACTCCTTCAACGTCTCCGCTGACTATCGCGTACCGTTCGACTCCGGCGCCGAACTTGCGCTGCGTGCCGACTACACGTGGAAGGACGATCACTTCAACGATGCGGAGAACACGCCCCTGTTAGCGCAGGAGGCTTTCGGACTGTTGAATCTCGCGGCGACGTATCGCACGAGCGACCACTGGCGTTTCACCGCGGGCGTGCAGAACTTAACCGATGAGATCTATCTCTTCTCGGGGTTTAGCCAGCCCGGAGTGGGATTCATCGAAGGAAGCTTCAATCGCGGCCGCCAGTGGTATGTGATGTCGGAATACAGCTTCTGA
- a CDS encoding PEP-CTERM sorting domain-containing protein gives MSLSERRRSKMLGALVTLAAVMPGTTNAALITFDNLTDWQNAFDPSTQFTTDNFSNPTSNAETVAFDSGVVSSGTNLTNPFPNDDRPPIHRIVGAPGGTSNFFAVDIDADNELSGFEFVTWTFPSAVNGFAMNWDITNSPNTRVTMTLSSGDTFTFGDDFGTRGNPPTTFLGFFSDTAFQSISLSTNLDPQSSARVRTSNLLFGAMPNTQIPEPTTLALMCSALLGVGACQRRRRMRGGDSLRKRG, from the coding sequence ATGAGTCTCAGTGAACGCCGTCGAAGCAAGATGCTTGGCGCCCTAGTCACGCTGGCGGCGGTCATGCCTGGCACGACAAACGCCGCGCTCATCACCTTCGACAACCTCACCGATTGGCAGAACGCCTTCGATCCATCCACCCAGTTCACGACGGACAACTTCAGCAACCCAACGTCGAACGCAGAAACAGTGGCGTTCGACTCAGGCGTGGTGAGTTCGGGGACGAATCTGACCAATCCCTTCCCCAACGACGACAGGCCGCCGATCCATAGAATCGTGGGCGCACCTGGTGGAACCTCGAACTTCTTCGCTGTCGATATCGATGCGGATAACGAACTCTCCGGTTTTGAGTTCGTGACATGGACCTTCCCGTCCGCTGTCAACGGCTTCGCCATGAACTGGGACATCACCAACTCGCCAAACACGCGGGTCACTATGACCCTCTCTTCGGGCGATACCTTCACCTTCGGAGACGACTTTGGTACCCGAGGAAATCCACCAACGACCTTTCTCGGCTTCTTTTCGGACACCGCCTTTCAGAGCATTAGCCTTTCAACAAACCTGGACCCCCAGAGCAGCGCCAGGGTCAGGACCAGCAACCTCCTCTTCGGTGCCATGCCGAACACCCAGATTCCAGAGCCGACGACGCTCGCACTGATGTGCAGCGCCCTACTCGGCGTCGGGGCTTGCCAGCGACGTAGGCGCATGCGTGGCGGAGACTCGCTGCGTAAACGCGGCTAG
- a CDS encoding SDR family NAD(P)-dependent oxidoreductase → MGKRVLVTGAGSGFGKAASIALAQRGHQVIATTQTDAQAERLTYEKPHLQVERLDITTNDIAKVDHWGIDVLINNAGIGRSGPMAEIPLEQARQVLEVNVLGSLAITQRVLRQMIPRGAGRILIMSSVGGLVTVPTFGAYTMSKHALEAFGKTLSAELSATGVDVALIHPGPYATGFNDRMADSMWDWFDGEALQRGDTEAFKAVGEGIKSNQMDPAEVVQLIVELVAADDVALQNLVPPDVLAAFGQ, encoded by the coding sequence ATGGGGAAACGCGTACTCGTCACGGGCGCCGGATCAGGCTTCGGCAAGGCGGCTAGCATTGCGTTAGCCCAGCGCGGCCACCAGGTGATCGCGACCACGCAGACCGATGCGCAGGCGGAGCGGCTGACGTATGAGAAACCGCACCTGCAAGTGGAACGACTGGACATCACGACCAACGATATCGCCAAGGTCGATCACTGGGGCATCGATGTGTTGATAAACAACGCGGGCATCGGCCGCAGCGGGCCGATGGCAGAGATTCCCCTGGAGCAGGCGCGCCAAGTGCTCGAGGTCAACGTACTCGGCTCCCTGGCGATTACGCAACGCGTGCTGCGCCAGATGATCCCGCGTGGTGCGGGCCGCATTCTGATCATGTCGTCGGTGGGCGGGCTGGTGACCGTGCCAACCTTCGGCGCTTACACGATGAGCAAACATGCGCTGGAGGCCTTCGGCAAGACGCTGAGCGCCGAGCTGAGTGCTACAGGTGTGGATGTCGCTCTCATCCATCCGGGGCCCTACGCAACGGGGTTCAATGACCGCATGGCGGATTCCATGTGGGACTGGTTCGACGGAGAGGCACTGCAGCGGGGAGACACCGAGGCCTTCAAGGCGGTGGGAGAAGGTATCAAGTCGAACCAGATGGATCCGGCTGAGGTGGTGCAGCTGATCGTCGAATTGGTAGCCGCTGATGACGTAGCCCTGCAGAACCTGGTGCCCCCGGATGTGCTAGCGGCCTTCGGACAGTGA
- the paaK gene encoding phenylacetate--CoA ligase PaaK, with product MSYAPILDASEELSIDALRALQLERMQRSITNAYDNSPAYRKKLDAHGVGPADLGQLSDLAKFPFTDKSDLRAAYPFGFFARPMEQIARVHASSGTTGQPTVVGYTKQDLEVWAEVVARSIRASGGRPGMKCHIAYGYGLFTGGLGAHYGAEQLGCTVIPMSGGQTEKQVRLIQDFEPDIIMVTPSYMLSILDEFARQGLDPRASSLKIGIFGAEPWSERMRREIEEAFSIDAVDIFGLSEVIGPGVANECVETKDGPTIWEDHFYPEIIDPQTGDVLPDGELGELVFTSLTKEAMPIIRYRTRDLTRLLPGTARSMRRMAKITGRSDDMMIIRGVNVFPTQIEEIILTLAPLTPHYHCEISRPDRMDVLTVAVEHVKGASVDAVAAAERELIAQVKSQVGVTIGVRVVADGALDRSTGKAKRIHDLR from the coding sequence ATGAGCTACGCGCCGATCCTCGACGCCAGCGAGGAGCTCTCCATCGATGCCCTGCGCGCCCTGCAACTGGAGCGCATGCAGCGCTCGATCACCAACGCGTACGACAACTCCCCCGCCTACCGGAAGAAGCTTGACGCCCATGGCGTAGGCCCCGCGGACCTGGGGCAGCTGAGCGATTTGGCGAAGTTCCCCTTCACGGACAAATCAGACCTGCGCGCGGCTTATCCGTTCGGTTTCTTCGCGCGCCCCATGGAGCAGATCGCCCGCGTGCACGCCTCGTCCGGCACCACGGGCCAACCCACCGTTGTGGGCTACACCAAGCAGGACCTCGAAGTCTGGGCAGAGGTGGTCGCTCGCTCGATTCGCGCAAGCGGCGGGCGGCCCGGCATGAAGTGCCACATCGCCTACGGCTACGGCCTGTTTACCGGTGGCCTCGGTGCCCACTACGGCGCCGAACAGCTTGGCTGCACGGTCATCCCCATGTCCGGCGGACAGACCGAGAAGCAGGTCCGGCTAATTCAGGACTTCGAGCCTGACATCATCATGGTCACGCCCAGCTACATGCTGTCGATCCTCGATGAGTTCGCCCGCCAGGGCCTCGATCCCCGCGCGAGCTCCCTGAAGATAGGCATCTTTGGCGCCGAGCCTTGGTCCGAGCGGATGCGGCGGGAGATCGAGGAGGCCTTCAGCATCGACGCGGTGGATATCTTCGGCCTATCGGAGGTGATCGGCCCGGGCGTCGCCAACGAGTGCGTGGAGACCAAGGACGGACCGACGATCTGGGAAGATCACTTTTACCCCGAGATCATCGATCCGCAAACGGGCGACGTGCTGCCGGATGGCGAGCTCGGCGAGCTAGTGTTCACCTCGCTCACGAAGGAGGCTATGCCGATCATTCGCTATCGCACACGTGACCTCACCCGTCTGCTGCCGGGCACTGCGCGAAGTATGCGGCGCATGGCGAAAATCACCGGCCGAAGCGACGACATGATGATCATTCGCGGCGTCAACGTGTTCCCTACGCAAATCGAAGAGATCATCCTCACGCTTGCACCACTGACCCCCCACTACCACTGTGAGATTTCTCGCCCAGACCGAATGGACGTGCTCACGGTGGCAGTAGAACATGTCAAAGGCGCCAGCGTCGATGCGGTGGCGGCTGCCGAGCGTGAGTTGATCGCGCAGGTCAAGTCTCAGGTGGGGGTGACCATTGGCGTTCGGGTGGTCGCCGACGGCGCCTTGGACCGCTCGACGGGCAAAGCTAAGCGAATCCACGATCTGCGCTAG